A region of Lycium barbarum isolate Lr01 chromosome 1, ASM1917538v2, whole genome shotgun sequence DNA encodes the following proteins:
- the LOC132621244 gene encoding uncharacterized protein LOC132621244: MVKIISCFQVQNRSSRVRSPFQLNNGLVRSFGYRKLPEQLLNLSVLKLDGSSFVIHVARNATVADVKQAVEEAFNFSREDEGKILWSLVWSHFCLCYGSQKLVNDKASIYCFGIKDGDQLQFAQHVTLEYRPAKQRLDSQCNESKQCSISNAHGVNVEDNATIDHQEKSKKISDFQDEDAIPKPKFKLNVEDNATIDHQEKSKKISDFQDEDAIPKPKFKLNVEDNVTIDHQEKSKKISDFQDEDAIPKPKFKLNVEDNATIDHQEKSKKIGDFQDEDAIPKPKFKLSHLLRGWFSQSKSSMSTRKL, translated from the exons ATGGTGAAGATCATATCGTGTTTTCAGGTTCAAAATCGGAGTTCTAGGGTTAGATCTCCATTTCAGCTAAACAATGGACTTGTTCGGAGTTTTGGTTACCGCAAACTTCCTGAACAGCTACTCAATCTCTCTGTCCTCAAATTGGATGGCTCTTCATTCG TAATACATGTAGCGAGGAATGCTACAGTAGCAGACGTTAAACAAGCAGTTGAGGAAGCTTTCAATTTCTCGCGGGAAGATGAAGGCAAGATTTTGTG GTCACTAGTATGGAGTCACTTCTGTTTGTGCTATGGAAGTCAAAAACTTGTTAATGACAAAGCTTCTATTTACTGTTTTGGTATCAAAGATGGTGATCAG CTTCAATTTGCACAGCATGTCACATTGGAATACAGGCCGGCTAAACAAAGACTGGATAGCCAATGTAACGAGTCCAAACAATGCTCTAT TTCAAATGCTCATGGAGTGAACGTTGAAGATAATGCCACCATTGACCACCAAGAGAAGAGCAAAAAGATTAGTGATTTTCAAGACGAGGATGCAATTCCTAAACCAAAATTCAAACTGAACGTTGAAGATAATGCCACCATTGACCACCAAGAGAAGAGCAAAAAGATTAGTGATTTTCAAGACGAGGATGCAATTCCTAAACCAAAATTCAAACTGAACGTTGAAGATAATGTCACCATTGACCACCAAGAGAAGAGCAAAAAGATTAGTGATTTTCAAGACGAGGATGCAATTCCAAAACCAAAATTCAAACTGAACGTTGAAGATAATGCCACCATTGACCACCAAGAGAAAAGCAAAAAGATTGGTGATTTTCAAGACGAGGATGCAATTCCTAAACCAAAATTCAAGCTGTCCCATCTTTTAAGAGGATGGTTTTCTCAATCAAAATCTTCGATGTCGACAAGAAAGCTTTAA